In one window of Enoplosus armatus isolate fEnoArm2 chromosome 7, fEnoArm2.hap1, whole genome shotgun sequence DNA:
- the LOC139288107 gene encoding potassium voltage-gated channel subfamily V member 2-like: MASENVQLQRCLQNRRLTVNCLSKGVEDNKTFPFSQEKTVKAWRSLENLDSPDIKAEERPELQKSININVGGKVFHIPKQCATRYPQTRIGSLALCRDRAKLLALCDDYSVRKNEFFFDRDPAFFHHICHFYTSGVLWIIQEMCPINFEEEIAYWGLSLKDTQLCCWMVFEEKVDEVKDNLKVDKELMAEIEVKYDDECFKDMIFGNMRKILWNVVEDPYSSTLAKAFTVLSNLFVLFSIVAMTLNTVEELQMYKINGKTHMEWVEIITIVFFTFEYLIRLVTTPDILMFLKSGLNFVDMVAVMPYFAQIVFEAFTDAEDINAQEDLRAMARVSKLSHVLKVVKLLRIFRILKLARHSTGMRAFGFTLRQCYQQASCILLFIAMGIFTFSALLHSAERETEGSPISSIPYAWWWAAVSISTVGYGDVVPVTILGRIVAFGCISFGIILNGMPISFLFNKFSDYYAKLKAQEYNITSVQRRLQLKSRIRHKMDMCFHPSEEGNSTGSRCECPH, encoded by the exons ATGGCTTCAGAGAATGTCCAACTGCAGAGATGTTTGCAAAACCGCCGCTTGACTGTCAACTGTCTATCAAAGGGTGTGGAggacaacaaaacatttccattttctcagGAGAAAACTGTCAAAGCGTGGAGGTCTCTGGAGAATCTGGACAGTCCTGACatcaaagcagaggagagaccTGAACTGCAAAAGAGCATCAACATTAATGTTGGGGGGAAAGTGTTTCACATCCCCAAACAGTGTGCCACTAGATATCCTCAAACCCGGATAGGCTCATTGGCCCTCTGCAGGGACCGAGCGAAACTCCTCGCGCTGTGTGACGACTACTCTGTACGCAAGAACGAGTTCTTCTTTGACCGTGACCCTGCCTTCTTCCACCACATCTGCCATTTCTACACAAGTGGAGTGCTGTGGATCATACAAGAAATGTGCCCCATCAACTTCGAGGAGGAGATCGCATACTGGGGCCTGAGCCTGAAGGACAcccagctctgctgctggatggTGTTTGAGGAGAAGGTCGACGAGGTAAAGGACAACCTGAAGGTGGATAAGGAGCTGATGGCTGAGATTGAGGTGAAGTATGATGACGAGTGTTTCAAGGACATGATCTTTGGGAATATGCGGAAGATTTTGTGGAACGTCGTGGAGGATCCGTACTCTTCAACTCTGGCGAAGGCTTTCACTGTGCTCTCCAACCTTTTTGTGCTCTTCTCCATCGTCGCAATGACCCTCAACACTGTGGAGGAACttcaaatgtacaaaatcaATGGCAAAACACACATGGAATGGGTGGAGATCATCACCATTGTGTTTTTCACCTTTGAATATTTAATTCGCCTTGTCACCACTCCTGACATCCTAATGTTTTTGAAGAGTGGACTCAACTTCGTGGACATGGTGGCAGTGATGCCTTATTTCGCACAGATCGTCTTTGAAGCCTTTACTGACGCTGAGGACATAAATGCACAGGAAGACCTCAGGGCCATGGCTCGGGTCAGCAAGCTCAGCCACGTCCTCAAAGTTGTCAAGCTGCTGCGGATCTTTCGGATTTTGAAGCTGGCTCGACACTCCACTGGCATGAGAGCATTTGGCTTCACTCTGCGGCAGTGTTACCAGCAGGCCTCTTGCATTTTGCTCTTCATTGCCATGGGAATCTTcactttctctgctctcctgcatTCAGCCgagagagaaactgagggaTCTCCTATCAGCAGTATCCCATATGCCTGGTGGTGGGCTGCA GTCAGCATCTCCACGGTGGGCTACGGGGATGTGGTTCCTGTGACCATCCTGGGCCGCATTGTGGCCTTTGGCTGCATCTCATTTGGTATCATCCTCAACGGCATGCCGATCTCTTTCCTCTTTAACAAGTTCTCTGATTACTATGCCAAGCTAAAAGCCCAGGAGTACAACATTACCTCAGTGCAGCGGCGTTTACAGCTAAAGAGCCGCATCCGACACAAAATGGACATGTGTTTTCATCCCTCGGAGGAAGGCAATAGTACAGGAAGCCGCTGCGAGTGCCCACACTGA